In Pantoea cypripedii, the following proteins share a genomic window:
- a CDS encoding OTU domain-containing protein produces MPNANNVSLVVNFNRQSTLSTPVTPHIRTTAVTSLGNSSARLSLPPQLLPNRVLTRATSLSLPVLSSRSKVDNQFTRSIRSLAPVTHASPQRPSPVKAMDCRRDDNNKKQRITSDWGVLNILQSGDNIKQAVKEKKFIRKNAAEQLAKLSLNRHEKSHEEQLKQEILTSIRQPGKWNHQAIDIAVDALVKAFKIRLNIYDADLGSTVQIGDAQHSQQTINLQIIRLHGQEHYQFVDNSGVVRNVAADGNCFFTSVSIGLYGDEDSWIHLRNETANYVGEHWDDYKEFIELSSEDVTLNERLPELTESTPHIKDNILDITARNLKKNLCSFIDRNVSPVQVIAQEDEITLRNVLHHFLSIYDVQRLAEIKQAIISWQLDPLEEKRQLGCLQTLAERSQHSLRCLEFREQASQQKHKDVNSLKIFATAVSNDLVTIMVGTGINPHQLLALLGTTEAANLIQDAGLLGATSEDLADILQGTVEDPDLPREYLRIKEPAVQRQIENLKEDFEENLTELARFDYDIDVNGFFIMSDRELEANYSPENYNHTDKLDDVVSREGVNKKDVIAHRVRRLLEKLFMQRVAINNLFDDVAYNRPLFMVRSVINPDQRELYYDGQINERSVRLHLNNDRAGRISSLKQHMAGAAFIFGEGMPITDMNLEGLNYGDKGLSIEMLNRELIDNPAISIFRLNRIGLWSNTVIGKITLTGKFDFHWMDGLADDTIELLFQGLRNPQHNDELDSLLLFSSLMRIGKKIKGDTFDEYQIAGLIEEGLAPFSLEKLSLKLDELAWLLFLLPYGVDGGRGIIDIAAQINEERAQDEVPYNPAADWKMLVTTLADRWRFREILERRLQVLQARIDNIPLTEFYSYLAQQSNIVVIEESEAQEFLASFEPSGRMAHTPPAEQPAQPYVVLRSNSLEAYDGRSMDPIEFYRFENSNFSVLRAIVEIDAIRQANVSRRKPTDAENRQVLERFALNILARLKG; encoded by the coding sequence ATGCCAAACGCTAATAACGTTAGTTTGGTAGTCAATTTTAATCGGCAATCAACATTATCCACGCCAGTAACCCCGCATATCAGAACGACCGCCGTAACATCCCTCGGGAATAGTTCTGCCCGGCTATCATTACCACCGCAATTATTACCCAATCGGGTTTTAACGCGCGCGACCAGTTTGTCTTTACCGGTATTATCTTCTCGTAGCAAAGTGGATAATCAATTTACCCGATCTATTCGGTCCCTGGCACCTGTCACTCATGCTTCACCTCAGCGACCTTCTCCGGTAAAGGCAATGGATTGCCGGCGCGATGATAATAATAAAAAACAGCGCATCACCAGCGATTGGGGCGTGCTGAATATATTGCAATCTGGCGATAATATAAAACAGGCGGTAAAGGAAAAGAAATTTATCAGGAAAAATGCCGCTGAGCAGCTGGCAAAACTGTCACTGAACCGGCACGAGAAAAGTCATGAGGAACAGCTGAAACAGGAGATACTGACCAGCATTCGACAACCTGGCAAATGGAACCATCAGGCGATTGATATTGCGGTTGATGCGCTGGTGAAGGCTTTCAAAATCCGCTTAAATATTTATGATGCGGATTTGGGTTCTACTGTGCAGATAGGGGATGCACAACATTCACAACAGACGATAAATTTACAAATAATCAGGCTTCATGGTCAGGAACATTATCAGTTTGTCGATAATTCCGGTGTGGTTCGTAATGTGGCGGCAGACGGAAATTGCTTTTTCACTTCAGTGTCGATTGGGTTATATGGTGATGAGGATTCCTGGATTCACCTAAGGAATGAAACGGCTAATTATGTCGGGGAACATTGGGATGATTATAAGGAGTTTATCGAATTATCATCGGAAGATGTCACATTGAATGAACGCTTGCCAGAATTGACAGAAAGCACACCGCATATCAAGGATAATATTCTTGATATTACCGCGAGGAATTTGAAAAAGAACTTATGCAGCTTTATTGACCGGAACGTTTCACCGGTGCAGGTCATTGCTCAGGAAGATGAAATAACGTTAAGAAACGTATTGCATCATTTTTTATCGATCTATGATGTGCAAAGATTGGCTGAAATAAAGCAGGCCATCATCAGCTGGCAACTGGATCCGCTGGAGGAAAAACGACAGCTGGGGTGTTTACAAACATTGGCAGAACGTTCTCAGCACAGTCTGCGCTGCCTGGAGTTTCGTGAGCAGGCCAGTCAGCAAAAACACAAAGATGTAAATTCACTGAAGATTTTCGCCACGGCTGTTAGCAATGATCTGGTGACCATTATGGTGGGTACGGGCATCAATCCCCATCAGCTGCTGGCTCTGCTTGGGACCACTGAAGCCGCCAACCTGATCCAGGATGCCGGATTACTCGGTGCCACCAGTGAAGATCTGGCGGATATCTTGCAGGGAACGGTAGAAGACCCCGATTTACCACGCGAGTACCTGCGCATTAAGGAGCCAGCAGTTCAGCGCCAGATTGAGAATTTAAAAGAGGATTTCGAAGAGAATCTGACAGAACTGGCCCGATTTGATTATGACATTGATGTTAATGGATTTTTCATTATGAGCGACCGGGAGTTGGAGGCGAATTATAGTCCGGAAAATTATAACCACACCGATAAACTGGATGATGTGGTGAGCAGAGAAGGGGTGAATAAAAAAGATGTGATTGCGCACCGGGTCAGGCGTTTATTAGAAAAGCTTTTTATGCAACGCGTGGCGATTAACAATCTTTTTGATGATGTGGCTTATAACCGCCCGCTGTTTATGGTGAGGAGCGTGATTAACCCGGATCAAAGAGAGTTATATTATGATGGTCAAATTAACGAAAGAAGTGTCAGACTTCACCTTAACAATGACCGCGCGGGCAGGATAAGTAGTCTCAAGCAACATATGGCCGGTGCCGCTTTTATTTTTGGTGAAGGAATGCCGATCACCGATATGAATCTGGAGGGTCTCAATTATGGTGATAAAGGACTGAGTATTGAGATGCTAAACCGGGAGTTGATCGATAATCCGGCTATCTCAATCTTCCGCCTCAATCGCATTGGCCTGTGGAGTAATACCGTCATTGGAAAAATAACCCTCACCGGGAAGTTTGATTTTCACTGGATGGATGGTTTAGCAGACGACACGATCGAGTTATTATTTCAGGGATTAAGAAACCCGCAACATAACGATGAACTGGATAGTTTATTATTGTTCTCGTCGTTAATGCGTATTGGTAAGAAAATCAAAGGGGATACATTCGATGAGTATCAGATTGCCGGGCTTATCGAAGAGGGCCTTGCACCGTTCTCGCTGGAGAAGTTATCGCTAAAACTGGATGAGCTGGCCTGGCTGTTATTTTTACTGCCCTATGGTGTTGATGGGGGACGGGGGATTATTGATATTGCCGCGCAGATCAATGAAGAGCGTGCGCAGGATGAAGTACCTTATAACCCCGCCGCTGACTGGAAAATGCTGGTCACCACACTGGCTGATAGGTGGAGGTTCAGAGAAATACTCGAAAGGCGTCTGCAAGTCTTACAGGCAAGAATCGATAATATTCCGCTGACAGAGTTCTACAGCTATCTGGCCCAGCAAAGCAATATCGTCGTTATTGAGGAAAGCGAGGCGCAGGAATTTTTGGCTTCTTTTGAGCCGTCGGGTCGGATGGCGCATACCCCTCCGGCAGAACAGCCAGCCCAACCTTATGTGGTGCTGCGCTCTAATTCTCTGGAAGCCTATGACGGAAGGTCAATGGACCCGATAGAATTCTATCGGTTTGAGAATTCCAACTTTTCCGTGCTGCGGGCGATTGTTGAGATCGATGCTATTCGCCAGGCGAATGTGAGCAGACGCAAACCCACTGATGCGGAAAATCGGCAGGTGCTGGAACGTTTTGCGCTGAACATCTTAGCGCGGCTTAAAGGCTAA
- a CDS encoding ATP-grasp domain-containing protein, which yields MSSPSRALLLDAGFASLPFLDVLRQQGYRTAVCGSKNQDPGHRFADDSSPVNYGDVQQVMDLCREWRISALLPGVTDVSYLTGSRVADQLGFPGFDAPDVSDTLFQKDQFRHWAQAHHFPVPAAVDQLSDSDTLPLPLIVKPVDAYSGLGITHISERAQLPAAFAAARQASRSGEALIEQFIQGSLHSHSAFIRNGEIVCEFFVDEFCTVYPWQVNSSSLTTQLSSALQDRVSDCLATLTAQLGLVDGLLHTQFMTDGNDFWLIELTRRCPGDLYSRLISLSTGVPYCSHFVAPFIGLDDHFDQRRPVRQRFIARHTVSVAQPTRFPGFHFAALPAQILDVIPLKLPGDALEPAPRDRAGLVFAECDSLATLAELTPHLNQYLNPPIQQERSI from the coding sequence ATGTCTTCACCCTCACGGGCGCTGCTGCTGGATGCGGGATTCGCATCGCTGCCCTTTCTCGATGTGTTACGCCAGCAGGGTTACCGCACCGCGGTCTGTGGCAGTAAAAACCAGGACCCAGGCCATCGTTTTGCTGATGACAGCAGTCCGGTTAACTATGGTGATGTGCAACAGGTGATGGATCTGTGCCGTGAATGGCGCATTTCGGCGTTGCTGCCCGGCGTTACCGATGTGTCTTATCTCACCGGCTCACGCGTGGCGGATCAACTCGGTTTTCCCGGATTCGACGCTCCCGACGTCAGCGACACGTTGTTTCAGAAAGATCAGTTCCGCCATTGGGCGCAGGCTCATCATTTCCCGGTGCCCGCAGCGGTGGATCAACTGAGTGACAGCGACACGCTCCCGTTGCCCTTAATCGTCAAACCCGTGGATGCCTACAGTGGGCTGGGGATTACGCATATCAGCGAACGTGCGCAGTTACCCGCCGCTTTTGCTGCTGCCCGCCAGGCCTCACGCAGCGGCGAGGCGCTGATTGAACAATTTATTCAGGGTTCACTGCACAGTCATTCGGCGTTTATCCGCAACGGTGAAATCGTCTGCGAATTCTTTGTCGATGAGTTTTGCACCGTTTACCCGTGGCAGGTCAACAGCAGCTCCCTCACCACCCAGCTCAGTAGCGCATTGCAGGATCGGGTCAGTGACTGTCTGGCAACGCTAACCGCGCAGCTTGGTCTGGTTGATGGTCTGCTGCACACCCAGTTTATGACTGACGGCAACGATTTTTGGTTGATCGAACTGACGCGCCGTTGCCCTGGCGATCTGTACAGCCGCCTGATCAGTCTCTCCACCGGTGTGCCTTACTGTAGCCATTTTGTCGCGCCCTTTATCGGGCTGGATGACCATTTTGATCAACGCCGTCCGGTGCGCCAGCGTTTTATTGCCCGTCATACCGTTTCGGTGGCCCAGCCCACCCGTTTCCCTGGTTTTCACTTCGCTGCGCTACCGGCACAGATTCTGGATGTGATCCCGCTGAAACTCCCTGGCGATGCGCTGGAACCCGCTCCACGCGATCGCGCGGGCCTGGTGTTTGCCGAATGTGACAGCCTCGCCACACTGGCAGAGCTGACTCCTCATCTGAACCAGTATCTCAATCCGCCGATACAACAGGAGAGATCAATATGA
- a CDS encoding Gfo/Idh/MocA family protein, with translation MTQPLKLAFLGGGINSAIGQTHKIACQMDGEFQLVAGCFSRDAQINQQTAQAWGIPAERLYDHYETLLAAEHTQLDAVVILLPTPHHLDVIVRCLEYGVAVICEKALVESVASAQVVHHTLQRTGGRLYVTYNYSGYPMVRELRQRIAEGELGEIQQVLVEMPQEGFSRRNPAGEVARPQSWRQSDGVIPTVSLDLGVHVHQLVDFIVQRRATDVYAINSHFTSLPNIIDTVHAVSRYEDGLVCQYWYGKAALGYRNGLRIRVMGDKGSAEWLQVEPETLKLTNAHGQVTLIDRTDNANRIANLPRYCRFKAGHPAGFIEAFANYYVDIAHSLRGEHNEYSQGIDTALSGLTFLEKTQRSATLHQPVTLLDLLSQPVTAAS, from the coding sequence ATGACCCAGCCACTCAAGCTCGCTTTCCTCGGTGGAGGCATCAATTCCGCCATCGGTCAGACGCATAAAATTGCCTGCCAGATGGATGGCGAGTTCCAGCTGGTTGCTGGTTGTTTTAGCCGCGATGCACAAATCAACCAGCAAACGGCACAGGCCTGGGGAATCCCGGCTGAGCGCCTGTATGACCATTATGAAACGTTACTGGCTGCCGAACATACCCAGCTGGATGCGGTGGTGATTTTGCTGCCGACCCCCCATCATCTCGATGTGATAGTGCGCTGCCTGGAATACGGCGTCGCGGTCATTTGTGAAAAAGCGCTGGTCGAGTCGGTCGCCAGCGCTCAGGTGGTGCACCACACCCTGCAACGCACCGGTGGTCGCCTGTATGTCACTTATAACTACAGCGGCTACCCAATGGTGCGCGAACTGCGTCAGCGCATCGCGGAAGGTGAACTCGGCGAGATTCAGCAGGTGCTGGTAGAAATGCCGCAGGAAGGCTTCAGCCGCCGCAATCCGGCCGGTGAAGTGGCACGCCCGCAAAGCTGGCGGCAATCCGACGGCGTTATCCCTACCGTTTCTCTCGATTTGGGTGTGCACGTGCATCAACTGGTGGATTTTATCGTGCAGCGCCGGGCCACCGATGTGTATGCCATCAACAGCCACTTCACCTCGCTGCCCAATATCATCGATACCGTGCATGCGGTTTCCCGCTATGAAGACGGCCTGGTGTGTCAGTATTGGTATGGCAAAGCCGCGCTGGGTTACCGTAATGGACTGCGTATCCGGGTGATGGGTGATAAAGGCAGTGCCGAATGGCTCCAGGTGGAACCGGAGACCCTGAAGCTCACCAATGCGCATGGGCAGGTCACGTTAATTGATCGCACCGATAACGCTAACCGCATCGCTAACCTGCCACGCTACTGCCGCTTCAAAGCCGGTCATCCTGCCGGGTTTATCGAAGCCTTTGCCAATTATTACGTGGATATCGCGCACAGTTTGCGCGGCGAGCATAACGAGTACAGCCAGGGCATTGATACCGCGTTGAGTGGCTTAACTTTTCTTGAGAAGACCCAGCGCAGTGCCACGCTGCATCAGCCGGTCACGCTACTGGATCTGCTCAGCCAGCCGGTGACTGCCGCCAGCTAA
- the vioA gene encoding dTDP-4-amino-4,6-dideoxy-D-glucose aminotransferase VioA, protein MKKIAPHYDNKNILVTSPLLPPLEEFIPYLENIWQSKYLTNGGPYHQALEAALAEYLGVKHICLFSNGTLALMTALQALRIGGEVITTPYSFVATSHSLLWNGIKPVFVDIDPVTCNLDPAKIEAAITPQTSAIMPVHCYGIPCDTDAIQRIADTYGLRVIYDAAHAFAVKREGVSILNHGDLSVLSFHATKVFNTFEGGAIICPDEKIKRRIDYLKNFGFADETTVVAAGINGKMSEFQAAFGMLQLKHVDAAFAVRQRIYQRYAEALSAVPGVTLLHSDAQTEWNYAYCPLFIHPEHFPLSRDELYQRMKDAGIYARRYFYPLISQFPMYKGYDSSHPDNLPVATETSQQVLCLPIHPTLTEAEQTRIIDILLAASQIAAA, encoded by the coding sequence ATGAAAAAGATCGCGCCACATTACGACAATAAAAACATTCTGGTCACCAGCCCGTTATTGCCGCCGCTGGAGGAGTTTATTCCTTACCTGGAGAATATCTGGCAGAGCAAATATCTCACCAACGGTGGTCCGTATCATCAGGCGCTGGAAGCGGCGCTGGCGGAGTACCTCGGCGTCAAACATATTTGCCTGTTCTCCAACGGTACACTGGCCTTAATGACGGCGTTGCAGGCATTGCGTATCGGCGGGGAAGTGATCACCACGCCTTACTCCTTTGTCGCCACCTCGCACTCGCTGCTGTGGAACGGCATCAAACCGGTGTTTGTCGATATTGATCCGGTGACCTGTAACCTCGATCCGGCCAAAATTGAAGCGGCGATTACGCCACAAACCAGCGCCATCATGCCGGTACATTGCTACGGTATTCCGTGCGATACCGATGCGATCCAGCGTATTGCCGATACCTATGGCCTGCGGGTGATTTATGATGCTGCGCATGCCTTCGCAGTGAAGCGTGAAGGCGTCAGCATCCTCAATCATGGCGATTTATCGGTGCTGAGTTTCCACGCCACTAAGGTGTTTAATACCTTTGAGGGCGGGGCGATTATCTGTCCTGATGAGAAAATTAAACGCCGTATCGATTACCTGAAAAACTTCGGTTTTGCTGACGAAACCACCGTGGTGGCAGCGGGTATCAATGGCAAGATGAGCGAGTTTCAGGCGGCGTTTGGCATGTTGCAACTTAAACACGTTGATGCGGCTTTTGCGGTGCGCCAGCGGATTTATCAGCGCTACGCGGAAGCGTTGTCTGCCGTACCCGGTGTCACGCTGTTGCACTCCGATGCGCAAACCGAGTGGAATTACGCCTACTGTCCGCTGTTTATCCACCCGGAACACTTCCCGCTGTCACGCGATGAACTGTACCAGCGTATGAAAGATGCCGGGATCTATGCGCGTCGTTACTTCTATCCGCTGATTTCACAGTTCCCGATGTACAAAGGCTACGATTCATCCCATCCCGATAATTTGCCGGTGGCGACCGAAACCTCACAACAGGTGCTGTGTCTGCCGATCCATCCGACCCTGACCGAAGCCGAGCAGACGCGCATTATTGATATTTTGCTGGCAGCCAGCCAAATCGCGGCAGCCTGA